One genomic window of Lytechinus variegatus isolate NC3 chromosome 1, Lvar_3.0, whole genome shotgun sequence includes the following:
- the LOC121428402 gene encoding dnaJ homolog subfamily C member 22-like, whose protein sequence is MAKKRSIAYFLWLVGGWFGLHHFYLGRDRHAFVWWCTLGGFFGLGWLRDLFCIGRYVDTANDEPSYVEYYTELLRRGRYPSFSISRFAGQLFVSAFFGLLATSAVPNDVADVFPILRPLLAPFAVALGVHLVGNIGREEGSLKNALIGAYIPGILLYADPNNIVYLSICSAVYFRKSVAYRRTPERWKTEGICERIVILGLAGALVCTAWGCAIYYNMSVTTAEGETIYVKDALTHFFESPAWKDFKEVIGQIWKLIQERGWKEAYNEFVEALDPEGEAAAHKTLELEEGATQEEITQRYRKLVRKWHPDKHKGEKKEEASIRFMEIQEAYERLSTINARRASHRKEHSFEDEPRRY, encoded by the exons ATGGCAAAGAAGAGAAGTATTGCCTACTTCTTATGGTTAGTAGGTGGTTGGTTTGGACTTCATCATTTCTACCTTGGAAGGGACAGACATGCATTTGTTTGGTGGTGCACATTAGGTGGATTCTTTGGACTTGGATGGCTCCGAGATCTCTTCTGTATCGGGCGTTATGTTGATACAGCAAACGATGAACCATCTTACGTTGAATACTACACAGAGCTCTTAAGAAGGGGCAGGTATCCATCTTTTAGTATATCCAGATTTGCGGGTCAACTCTTTGTCAGCGCATTCTTTGGATTGCTTGCAACCTCTGCAGTACCTAACGATGTCGCAGATGTTTTCCCCATCCTGCGACCTCTTCTTGCCCCATTTGCCGTAGCCCTAGGAGTGCATTTAGTTGGAAACATTGGCAGAGAGGAAGGGTCGttgaaaaatgctcttattggAGCATATATACCAGGTATTCTTCTGTATGCTGACCCCAATAATATAGTGTATCTATCAATATGCAGTGCTGTTTACTTCAGGAAGAGTGTTGCCTATAGGCGGACACCAGAAAGATGGAAAACAGAAGGCATATGTGAAAGGATAGTTATCTTAGGATTAGCTG GAGCTTTAGTGTGTACTGCTTGGGGCTGTGCTATATATTACAACATGTCTGTGACCACTGCCGAAGGAGAGACCATCTATGTGAAGGATGCCCTCACACATTTCTTTGAGTCACCTGCCTGGAAGGACTTCAAGGAGGTGATTGGACAAATCTGGAAGTTGATTCAGGAGCGAGGTTGGAAGGAGGCTTATAATGAGTTTGTTGAAGCCTTGGATCCAGAAGGAGAAGCTGCGGCTCATAAG accTTAGAGTTAGAGGAAGGAGCAACCCAAGAAGAGATCACTCAGCGATATCGTAAACTAGTGCGTAAATGGCATCCTGACAAACACAAAGgtgagaagaaggaagaagctTCAATTCGTTTTATGGAGATACAGGAAGCCTATGAAAGACTGTCAACCATCAATGCTCGCAGGGCTAGTCATAGGAAAGAACATAGCTTCGAAGATGAACCAAGAAGGTATtaa